CAGCTGCTCGTTGCGATGGTCGCCACGCCAGTAGGCGCCGGCCACCTTCATCAGCTTGAAGTGCTTGAGCTTGCCGGTAGAGGGCACGTGCGGGCCGCGGCACAGGTCGGTGAAGCCGCCTTCCGCATACAGCGAGACATCCTGGCCTTCCGGAATGCTGGCGATGATCTCGGCCTTGTAGGCCTCGCCCAGGCCCTTGAAGTACTGCACCGCCTCGTCGCGCGGCAGCACCGACCGGGTGACCTTCTCATCCTTCTTGGCCAGCTCGGCCATCTTGGCCTCGATCGCCGCGAGATCCTCGGGCGTGAACGGGCGCTTGTAGGAGAAGTCGTAATAGAAGCCGTTGTCGATGACCGGGCCGATCGTGACCTGCGCCTCCGGGAACAGCTCCTTCACCGCATAGGCCAGCAAGTGAGCGGTGGAGTGGCGAATGACCTCCAGGCCGTCCGCGTCCTTCTCGGTGATGATGGCCAGACGGGTGTCCTGGTCGATCAGGAAGCTGGTGTCGACCAGCTTGGCGTCGTCACCGGCGCCCACGCGGCCCGCCAGGGCAGCCTTGGCCAGACCGGCGCCGATCGAAGCCGCGACGTCGGCCACGGTGACCGGATGCGGGAACTCACGCTTGGAGCCGTCGGGCAGTTGGATGGAAATGTTCGACATGTTCGGGGGTACTCCAGAAAACAAAAAAGCGCGGCCACTTGCCGCGCTTCTTCTGGGGTGCTGGTCCTGGGGGACTCGATCTGCGAGAGATCGGGAACCGGACAGCTGATGGAAAGACGTGACGAGCCGCGGCCGACTAAACCTTTGCAGTGGGGGTCGTAGTTCGCGGTGTCATAACCTGATCGCCTTTCCCGGTCCTTGTGAAGGAAAAAGAGGCGTCAAGTGTAGCGCACAACCCGTGCGCAGCCACCCCGCACGCCGCTCAAAGTGCCCCGACCTCCAGCGACGGCCTGGCGCAGGCCTCGCGAAACTCGTCCCGCAGCCGCTCGCCCTCGCGCACCGCCCGCAGCCAATCCCGGGCCCGACCAGGCACATCGTTCATGTAGTGCTGGAAGTCGTTGCGATCGGGCAGCTTGCCGTTGGGCAGCGTCTTGATCCATTCGGGGCTTGGCGTGAGCAGCACCACGTTGTCCAGGAAGGCACTGCTGCGGTGACGGCGTTTGAGGCCCTTGTCCAGCCAGCCGGGAATGACCTGGGCCTGGAAGTGCGGATACAGCGCCAGGCCGTCGCCCACCATCGCCGCATAGTTCAGGTGCAGGTGATAGTCGGTGATGCCGCCATCCCAATAGGCCCCCGCGGGCGCGCCGGCGATGTCGTGCACCGCCTGCAGCCAGAACGGAATGGAACAACTGGCCAGCAGGCTCGGCTTGAGATTGCCGATGTCCAGCGGCACCTGATGGCTGCGATAGTCGGCCAGCGGCATCGGCAGGGGGGCACGCCTGTCGGAGAACACCACCCGTTCCAGCCACGATCCCATGGCGCGGCGCGACACCGCATTCGCCGCAAAAGCGCCCAGATAGCCCAGCGGCGTGCGCAAGCGCCCTTCCCGTCCCAGCACATGGCGGCCGCGCGAGGTGAACACATGCAGTCGGAATTGCGGATGGCTGAGCACCGCCGCCTCGCGCCCGCCAAAGATCTCGTCCAGCTTGCCGGAGAAGGCGCGGGAGACGGTCGCCGCGGTCGGGCGCTTGCCCGGCGCCGCGTCGTAGTCCTGATGGGCGTAATCGTGCGCCAGACGCTCGAATTCCGCGTCGGTCTGCGTCACGGTGCGCGACAGGCAGGCTGTCGCCATCCGCCAGGCGCCGATGGAGGCGCCCAGCAGATGCACTTCCTGCCCGCCCGATGGCAGGAACTCGCCGAAGAGATGCGCATCCAGCGCGCTGAGGATCAGCCCCTTCGGACCGCCGGCCGCGCCGGGCACGACATGCACGTCCTCGGCGCGCAGGCCGCGTTCACGCAGGCGCTGCCGCGCGCGGGGTCCGGCCAGAATCTGCAAGGCCTGCATCGGCGGGTCATCCTTTCGTCGGCAACCCGCCGCGGTCGGGTCGCTTACAGCTTCATCTCGAGGGCCATGCCCACCATGGTGCGGGAACCGCGGTCCGCATAGGTGTAGTCGCCGCTGGCCACCGTCGTCAGACGGGTATTGCCCAGCGGGGCCAGATTATTGGCCGAGACACGCAAGGACGTCTTCGGACTGAAGGTCCATTGGGCGAAGAAGTCCAATTGCCGAGACCGCCACTGATCCAGCGTCTGACGCTCGGTCTGCTGCGTGCTGTAGCCCGGCGTGTAGACCAGGGTGGAGCCCACCGTCAGGGGCAGCCCGGAGAACCGGTAGTCGAAGCCCAGGGTGCCGGACCACGGCGGCTGCTGGTCCAGCCGGTTGTCCGGACCGGACAAGGCCTTCACCCGGGACCGATACACGCTCAGCGCACTGCGCAGGTTCAGTGCGGTCTTGGGGTCGAAGAAGATCGGCATCAGCTCGCCAGCCCGGCCCTTGAGCTCCATCTCGATGCCGCTGGTGGTGGCGCGGGAGATGTTGGTCGGCCGCATCACATAGCGCGGCACCGGCACGATCGCGGTCGGCGCATCCAGCGTGGTGACGTTGCGGATCAAGTTGTTGATGTTGCGATGAAAGAAGCCCAGGCTGAACAAACCGCCGCCCGCCATGTAGCGCTCGTAAGCGATGTCGATGCCGGTGGCCAGCTCGGGCTTGAGCAACGGGTTGCCGACCCGGTCCGGGGCGAGTTCCTCATTGGTCTGCGTCTCCAGCGGGTAGTTGCTGTTGAGCGCGTACCGTCCCATCAGTTGGCCGATCTCAGGCGACTTGTAGCTGCGGGTCAGGCTGGCGCGCACCATCTCCCGGCCCTTGGGATCGAGCTTCCAGTTCAGGTGCAGCAACGGGCTCAGCACGCTGCTGCGGTTGGTCACGTCCACGCCGATGCCACTGCTGGTGGTGGCGACGTGCTCGCTGCGCAGGCCCAGCGAGGCCGACCACAGCGGATTGATCTCCCACTCGTCCTGCACGAAGAAGGCACGTCGGTCGATGCGCGCGGTGAACGCCTCGCCGTTGACCGCCGGCAACTGGCCCACGCCCGCCACCGTCGTGGTGCGAGTTTCCTCACGGCGGCGCCATTCCAGGTCCCAGCCGACGCTCAGGGTATGGTCCTCGCCCAGCAACTGGCTGAACTTGCCGGCCTGGGTCAGCCCGCGGTCGGTGTTGCCGCCAATGGCACGCACCGGCGTGACCGCGTTGAACATCCGGTTGTCCCAGCTCGCCTTGGCGTTCTGGGCGCCGGCCTTGAGCTCGAACTTCTGGGTGTCGTTGAAGCGTTTGCTCCACTGGGCGTTGGCACGCAGCATCTGCCAGGTGCCGTCGTTGTCGGAGCTGTTGTCCAGCTTTGGACTGTTGTAGGTGCCGCCGTTGACCACGCGGGTGTCGCTGTTCCACTCGCCGCGCTGCGCAAAGCCCTGCAGGGTGACGGTCTCGTCATCGCTCAGTCGCCAGTTCAGGCGCGGCGAGCTGTTGAAACCGTGGCCATGGTTGCGGGTCTGCGCATGCTGGGCGGCGACGACCGGCTGATCGTTCTCGTCGGTCCCGGGGCGGCGCAGATCCAGCTCTTGACGGTTCAGCCACATGAAGCCCGACACCGGCAA
The Roseateles amylovorans genome window above contains:
- a CDS encoding TonB-dependent receptor plug domain-containing protein, with amino-acid sequence MKTHAIARACLLACLPVAGWTALSPAFAQEGPPGGDAPSRRLDRVEITGGRQSDNDLRRKASVAKQVYGRDELDKYGDTNVADVLKRLPGISMVDGAVRMRGLGNGYTLVLINGDPAPPGFKLDQLDPAQIERIEVTKGATADQSAQSVAGAINVILKEPPRLSQRELRLGAGYNIESPRPSGTFTLSEKVGPVSFTLPVSGFMWLNRQELDLRRPGTDENDQPVVAAQHAQTRNHGHGFNSSPRLNWRLSDDETVTLQGFAQRGEWNSDTRVVNGGTYNSPKLDNSSDNDGTWQMLRANAQWSKRFNDTQKFELKAGAQNAKASWDNRMFNAVTPVRAIGGNTDRGLTQAGKFSQLLGEDHTLSVGWDLEWRRREETRTTTVAGVGQLPAVNGEAFTARIDRRAFFVQDEWEINPLWSASLGLRSEHVATTSSGIGVDVTNRSSVLSPLLHLNWKLDPKGREMVRASLTRSYKSPEIGQLMGRYALNSNYPLETQTNEELAPDRVGNPLLKPELATGIDIAYERYMAGGGLFSLGFFHRNINNLIRNVTTLDAPTAIVPVPRYVMRPTNISRATTSGIEMELKGRAGELMPIFFDPKTALNLRSALSVYRSRVKALSGPDNRLDQQPPWSGTLGFDYRFSGLPLTVGSTLVYTPGYSTQQTERQTLDQWRSRQLDFFAQWTFSPKTSLRVSANNLAPLGNTRLTTVASGDYTYADRGSRTMVGMALEMKL
- a CDS encoding phospholipase, translating into MQALQILAGPRARQRLRERGLRAEDVHVVPGAAGGPKGLILSALDAHLFGEFLPSGGQEVHLLGASIGAWRMATACLSRTVTQTDAEFERLAHDYAHQDYDAAPGKRPTAATVSRAFSGKLDEIFGGREAAVLSHPQFRLHVFTSRGRHVLGREGRLRTPLGYLGAFAANAVSRRAMGSWLERVVFSDRRAPLPMPLADYRSHQVPLDIGNLKPSLLASCSIPFWLQAVHDIAGAPAGAYWDGGITDYHLHLNYAAMVGDGLALYPHFQAQVIPGWLDKGLKRRHRSSAFLDNVVLLTPSPEWIKTLPNGKLPDRNDFQHYMNDVPGRARDWLRAVREGERLRDEFREACARPSLEVGAL